CGATGCGAATCGGAATACCTTTTGCTTTTGCTGCATTGACAACAGCTTCTACTTTTTCTTTTCGGCCGATGTTCCCCGGGTTAATGCGGATTTTATCTGCACCTTGTTCAATGGCGATCAGCGCCAGTTTATAATCAAAATGAATATCTACTACCAATGGAATATCGATTTGCTTTTTAATCTCACCGATTGAATACGCAGCGCGCTCGTCCGGACATGCCACACGCACGATCTGGCAGCCTGCTTCTTCTAAACGTTTAATTTCCGCCACCGTAGCTTCGACATCGTGCGTCTTAGTCGTCGTCATACTTTGAATAAACAGCTCATTACTTCCTCCGATAGTCAAGTTGCCGACTTTTACAGGACGGGTATTAGAACGATGAATCATTTCAGTCATTATGTTTCTCTCTCCTTCAAATAAGTAAATACCATCGTACTGGATGGAATGGAAATTATCTTTTTTCGCCTTCTTCGCAAACAGGATCAGCCTGTTTGCTAATCGGCAGTTTAATTTGTTCGCCGGCCAGCAGCTGCTGTCTTTCCAGATGCGGATTCAGAGAGTAGAAATTCTCCAGCCTCTCCAGAAAGTTTTGCGTCGGGTCTGGGTATAATGCGAATAACGATTCTATTGTATCACCTTCAACCACCCGAATGATAATTGAAGGATTGGACATTTCCTCTATACATGACGTTTCATCATCAAAAAAAGCTGCAAGAGGGATTGTCCCATCTGTTAAATCCATCCGAACAAAGTGTACAGTGCAGAATACAGCAAGCGCAAGCAGAATAATTCTCATAACGCATCCCTCCTGCATTACACTATGCAGAGCAGGGGCGAACTATTCATCTCGGCTTCTTTGGATAATAGACTGCGGCCCGGTACACATAAAACAAATGCACAAGTGATGCGATCCACAGGCTGTATGACTGCATGGACGGCACAAATTCAAATGCCATCGTCAGCAGGATGGGCAGTGTAGCGGCAATTGCTGCTGTGCGCCACATAAATCGGAACTCGCCCCGGCGATGTAATACTTTTAATAGCAATACTCCTATAATAGCAAATATACTGATGCGAATAAATAAATACGACGTGATAATAACCAATTGCAGTACGAATGCGATTGGATAAATCAGCAATCCGATGGTTTCGCCAATTTCCGCCAGTTCAGGAGACGATTGAAACAGGATGTGGTCGCCGAGTACAAACTGCAGAAATGATACACCGGTGTAAAGAAAGATAAATACAAATATGTATTGAATAACTTTACCGATTGGCAGCAGACGGAATGCAGCAAGCTTTTTCGGTTCGTGCAATGAAGCTTTGAAGAGCTGATGGAATTTCACATTTCCGGCCTCCCTTTCTATATACAGTCTACCATTTATTTAAAACATACAGGTTTGCAGAAATTTCGACATTCTTATGACATTTCATTACCGTTTTGTTAAGGTGATGTAAAGATTGGACTCAGGCACTTTACAATTCGTCTCTGCTTCTCACATAATAGGTTGAAACTTCACAGTGATTTGTCACAGTGAAGGGAGTACTACAATCATACATAAAACGTTTGATGGAGGTTGACAATTAAATGGAAGTAAACTGGCAAGAGTTGGTGTTCCAATTTCTTGGGGGCTTAGGAATATTCCTATTCGCAATTAAGTACATGGGGGATGGGTTGCAAAAGGCTGCGGGGGACAGACTTCGTGCAATCCTTGACCGTTTTACTACCAATCCATTTATGGGTGTTCTTGTCGGTATAGTTGTTACGGTGTTAATCCAGTCAAGTTCTGGAACGACCGTTATTACAGTGGGTCTGGTCAGTGCCGGATTCATGACACTCCGTCAGGCGATCGGCGTCATCATGGGCGCCAATATCGGTACGACTGTGACTGCGTTCATTATCGGTTTGGACGTCGGAGCATATGCGCTGCCGATTATGGCATTCGGTGCCTTCCTGATTTTCTTCATTCGTAAAGCTCAAATCAAGAACCTCGGTGAAGTCATCTTTGGTTTCGGGGGATTATTTTTAGGGCTGAACTTAATGAGTGACGGAATGAAGCCGTTACGTTCGTTAGAAGCGTTTGCGGATTTCACGCTGGCAATGAGTGAACATTCATTGCTAGGCGTAATTGCGGGAACCATTTTCACACTGATCGTACAGAGCTCCAGTGCGACTGTCGGGATTCTGCAGGGCCTGTACGCAGAGGACCTGGTAACAATGAAAGCCGCATTGCCCATTCTGTTCGGAGATAACATTGGTACGACAATTACTGCGGTACTTGCGGCACTTGGTGCATCTGTCGCAGCGAGACGCGCAGCCGCCGTACACGTCTTATTCAATATTGTCGGCACGATCGTTTTCATGATTCTGCTCGTTCCGTTCACCGCGTATGTAGAATGGATGGCAAGCACGTTGAACCTTGAAAGCAAGATGCAAATTGCATTTGCGCACGGTTCGTTTAACATTGCGAACACCGTCCTGCAATTTCCGTTCATTGGCGCTTGGGCTTACCTCGTCACCCGGATGATACCGGGTGAGGATGTGACGATCGAGTACAAGCCAAAGCATCTCGACCGCCGTTTCATTGCACAATCGCCGGCAGTTGCGA
The Sporosarcina sp. P33 genome window above contains:
- a CDS encoding DUF1189 family protein, yielding MKFHQLFKASLHEPKKLAAFRLLPIGKVIQYIFVFIFLYTGVSFLQFVLGDHILFQSSPELAEIGETIGLLIYPIAFVLQLVIITSYLFIRISIFAIIGVLLLKVLHRRGEFRFMWRTAAIAATLPILLTMAFEFVPSMQSYSLWIASLVHLFYVYRAAVYYPKKPR
- a CDS encoding Na/Pi cotransporter family protein; its protein translation is MEVNWQELVFQFLGGLGIFLFAIKYMGDGLQKAAGDRLRAILDRFTTNPFMGVLVGIVVTVLIQSSSGTTVITVGLVSAGFMTLRQAIGVIMGANIGTTVTAFIIGLDVGAYALPIMAFGAFLIFFIRKAQIKNLGEVIFGFGGLFLGLNLMSDGMKPLRSLEAFADFTLAMSEHSLLGVIAGTIFTLIVQSSSATVGILQGLYAEDLVTMKAALPILFGDNIGTTITAVLAALGASVAARRAAAVHVLFNIVGTIVFMILLVPFTAYVEWMASTLNLESKMQIAFAHGSFNIANTVLQFPFIGAWAYLVTRMIPGEDVTIEYKPKHLDRRFIAQSPAVAIGQAKEEIIRMGDFSVRGLQESFEYLKTGQKKYAETAYQIEDAINNLDRKITDYLVEVSAVTVSAAESGRHVLLMDSVRDIERIGDHFENIIELIDLRETNKLKLTDDAMDDLTEMFTLTIETVQKAIESLDHNDTDLARIVSEKEDLIDNMERRFRKNHIVRLNEGHCSAQAGMVFVDIVSNLERIGDHAVNIAEAILGKHA